The genomic interval CGTCAACGCGCAGCGGAAGGCGGTGGAGGCCGGCTGGCTGACGGCCGCGCCGCCGGCGTGGGAGCCCACGCCCGGGGCCGTCGCCCGCGTCAAGAAGCTCATCGCGCAGTTCATCGCCACCGCCAGCGGCGGCCCCGTCGGCTACGACGGCCCGCCGATCGAGGAAGCCTTCGCCGGCCGGCGTTTCACGAACCTGGAGTTCGACGCCGCGGTGGGCAGCCTCCAGGCGAGCATGGACAAGCTGGGGCTGGCGGACCAGGAGCAGAAGGAGCTGCTGGCGGTGATGGAGACGACCCGGGAGCAGGTCGTCGAGGTCCGGTGAGCGTGGAGGCGGCCCGCCGGGTGTCGTAGGGTTTGCCGCTCCCGCTCCGCCCCCGCCCCGCCCCCCCGCGACCCCACCCTTGCCGAGCCCCCTGAACCTCACCCTCGCCGCGGGCGCGCTCTCCTACGAGCAGGTCACGGTTTTCCTGCTCGCCTTCGCGGTGCTGCTGGGCACGGCCCGGCTGTTCGGCGAGGTGTGCCGCAAGCTCGGCCAGCCGGTCGTGCTCGGCGAGATCCTCGCGGGCGTCGTGCTCGGGGCGACGGTGCTGGGCAGCCCCTCGCTGGCCGGGCCCGACGGCGCCAACGTGCGGCTCTACGACTGGCTCTTCCCCGTCCACGTGCTCGACGAGGACCGCGAGCCGGTGACGGTGGTGCGGGTCGCCAAAGCCCCCGACGGCCGGCCGCAGGTGCGCGAGGCGGGAGGCGACACCGCGGCGCCGGTTCCGGAGGTGGCCGCCGATGCGCCGCGGGAGGCGCCGGCGCCGACGCGGGAGGCGGAGCGGGACGCGGACCCGGTGGCCCCCGGGTCGCTCGCGGTCGTCGACGATCCCTCCGAGCACGAGTTGGACTCCGCGCCCCTGCCGGCC from Phycisphaera mikurensis NBRC 102666 carries:
- a CDS encoding group I truncated hemoglobin produces the protein MRTTNARLLALLLLLAAAPLGGCLGGAAADAPADDAFATSGSPAADQRAEQQMARTAQVEGTEGEEDPEEAGPQPGARKSLYERLGGSAGVAAVVDDAVDRAIVDPRVNAQRKAVEAGWLTAAPPAWEPTPGAVARVKKLIAQFIATASGGPVGYDGPPIEEAFAGRRFTNLEFDAAVGSLQASMDKLGLADQEQKELLAVMETTREQVVEVR